A stretch of Flexivirga aerilata DNA encodes these proteins:
- a CDS encoding demethylmenaquinone methyltransferase translates to MNRASLDKQPADVARMFDDVAERYDVTNDVLSLGQDRRWRKQVVEAVAPKPGDVILDIAAGTGTSSEPFDAMGAHVVPADFSLGMLRKGKRRRPDLAFTAADATQLPFEDGVFDTVTMSFGLRNVHDTDEALREFRRVTKPGGTLVICEFSTPTNPAFRKVYSEYLMSALPKIARRVGSNAESYVYLAESIQAWPDQAGMATRLQDAGWGKVEWRNLTGGIVALHRATKPRSLG, encoded by the coding sequence ATGAACCGTGCCAGCCTCGACAAGCAGCCCGCCGATGTTGCCCGCATGTTCGACGACGTCGCGGAGCGTTACGACGTCACCAACGACGTGCTGTCGCTGGGGCAGGACCGGCGGTGGCGCAAGCAGGTCGTCGAGGCGGTCGCGCCGAAGCCCGGCGACGTAATCCTCGACATCGCCGCGGGCACCGGCACCAGCAGCGAACCGTTCGACGCGATGGGCGCGCACGTCGTGCCGGCCGACTTCTCGCTCGGCATGCTGCGCAAGGGCAAGCGGCGCCGCCCCGACCTCGCCTTCACCGCGGCCGATGCGACCCAATTGCCTTTCGAGGACGGCGTTTTCGACACCGTGACGATGTCCTTCGGGCTGCGCAACGTGCACGACACCGACGAGGCGTTGCGCGAGTTCCGCCGGGTCACCAAGCCGGGCGGCACGCTCGTCATCTGCGAGTTCTCGACGCCGACCAACCCGGCGTTCCGCAAGGTTTACAGCGAATACCTGATGTCGGCGCTGCCCAAGATCGCCCGCCGGGTCGGCTCCAACGCCGAGTCCTACGTCTACCTTGCCGAATCGATCCAGGCGTGGCCCGACCAGGCCGGTATGGCGACCCGCCTCCAGGACGCCGGGTGGGGCAAGGTCGAGTGGCGCAACCTCACCGGCGGCATCGTCGCGCTCCACCGCGCGACCAAGCCGCGCAGCCTGGGCTGA
- a CDS encoding geranylgeranyl reductase family protein has translation MSLPGVIPAPDESADVIVVGAGPGGSATAAYLAMAGLDVLLLEKTHFPREKVCGDGLTPRAVRELITLGIPTPEDDGWIKNKGLRIIGGGMRLQLDWPDVASFPPYGLVRTRQDFDDILAKHAVKHGARLREGVNVGGAIRDDKTGAIIGVEAKEMGQNDRPTGKQLTFRAPLVIAADGNSSRLSLAMGRDKRDDRPMGVAVRAYYTSPRTDDDYLESWLELWSKDKQGKRVLLPGYGWIFGVGDGTSNLGLGILNTSSAFGKTDYKDVMRQWVATMPEEWTFNDETITGPIRGAALPMGFNRQPHYADGLLLVGDAGGMVNPFNGEGIAYAMESGRLAAEVIAQAFGRTDDAGRERVLQSYPKVMKDALGGYFTVGRLFAQLIGHPEVMKFAVRYGLPRKTMMQMLLKVMANLGDEHGGKLDDRVMAVLSRMVPAA, from the coding sequence GTGAGCCTCCCCGGCGTTATCCCTGCCCCGGACGAGAGCGCCGACGTCATCGTCGTCGGCGCCGGCCCCGGTGGATCCGCAACCGCCGCCTACCTCGCGATGGCCGGCCTCGACGTGCTGTTGCTCGAGAAGACGCACTTCCCCCGCGAGAAGGTGTGCGGCGACGGTCTCACCCCGCGCGCGGTGCGCGAGCTGATCACGCTCGGCATCCCGACGCCGGAGGACGACGGCTGGATCAAGAACAAGGGGCTGCGCATCATCGGCGGCGGCATGCGGCTGCAGCTCGACTGGCCCGACGTGGCGAGCTTCCCGCCATACGGCCTGGTGCGCACCCGGCAGGACTTCGACGACATCCTCGCCAAGCATGCGGTCAAGCACGGCGCGCGCCTGCGTGAGGGCGTCAACGTCGGCGGCGCGATCCGGGACGACAAGACCGGCGCGATCATCGGTGTCGAGGCCAAGGAGATGGGGCAGAACGACCGCCCCACCGGCAAGCAGCTGACCTTCCGGGCGCCGCTGGTGATCGCCGCCGACGGCAACTCTTCGCGGCTGTCGCTCGCGATGGGCCGCGACAAGCGCGACGACCGCCCGATGGGCGTCGCGGTGCGGGCCTACTACACCAGCCCGCGCACCGACGACGACTATCTGGAGTCGTGGCTGGAGCTGTGGTCCAAGGACAAGCAGGGCAAGCGGGTCCTGCTGCCCGGCTACGGCTGGATCTTCGGTGTGGGTGACGGCACGAGCAACCTCGGCCTCGGAATCCTCAACACCTCCAGTGCCTTCGGCAAGACCGACTACAAGGACGTCATGCGTCAGTGGGTCGCGACGATGCCGGAGGAGTGGACCTTCAACGACGAGACCATCACCGGCCCGATCCGCGGCGCGGCCCTGCCGATGGGCTTCAACCGCCAGCCGCACTATGCCGACGGCCTGCTGCTCGTCGGTGACGCGGGCGGCATGGTCAACCCGTTCAACGGTGAGGGCATCGCCTACGCGATGGAGTCCGGCCGCCTGGCCGCCGAGGTCATCGCGCAGGCGTTCGGCCGCACCGACGACGCCGGTCGCGAGCGCGTGCTGCAGTCCTACCCGAAGGTGATGAAGGACGCCCTGGGCGGCTACTTCACCGTCGGCCGGCTCTTCGCGCAGCTGATCGGTCACCCCGAGGTGATGAAATTCGCGGTGCGCTACGGGTTGCCGCGCAAGACGATGATGCAGATGCTGCTGAAGGTGATGGCCAACCTCGGCGACGAGCACGGCGGCAAACTCGACGACCGCGTCATGGCGGTCCTGTCGAGGATGGTGCCCGCGGCATGA
- a CDS encoding NADH-quinone oxidoreductase subunit A, whose protein sequence is MDYSYAPLLFFAGIGAAFAIFSVVGAGSLAGPKRYNRAKVDAYECGIQPSPQPEGGGRVPIKYYLTAMLFIIFDIESVFLYPFAVSFDRLGLFALIEMVLFVLTVFVAYAFVWRRGGLEWD, encoded by the coding sequence ATGGACTATTCCTACGCACCGCTGCTGTTCTTCGCAGGCATCGGCGCGGCGTTCGCCATCTTCTCGGTGGTGGGCGCCGGATCCCTCGCGGGACCCAAGCGCTACAACCGCGCCAAGGTCGACGCCTACGAGTGCGGCATCCAGCCGAGCCCGCAGCCCGAGGGCGGCGGCCGCGTGCCGATCAAGTACTACCTGACGGCGATGCTGTTCATCATCTTCGACATCGAGTCGGTGTTCCTCTACCCGTTCGCGGTGTCGTTCGACCGTCTCGGCCTGTTCGCGCTGATCGAGATGGTGCTCTTCGTGCTGACCGTCTTCGTCGCCTACGCATTCGTATGGCGCCGCGGCGGCCTCGAGTGGGATTGA
- a CDS encoding NuoB/complex I 20 kDa subunit family protein — MGIEEKLPAGFLLTTVEQVAGYMRKSSVWPATFGLACCAIEMMAVGTPDYDIARFGMERFSATPRQADLMIVAGRVSQKMAPVVRQVYDQMPEPKWVISMGVCASSGGMFNNYAIVQGVDHVIPVDIYLPGCPPRPEMLLNSILELHKQIQGGKLGVNRVEAARAAEQAALTATPTHQMKGLLA; from the coding sequence ATGGGAATCGAGGAGAAGCTCCCCGCGGGCTTCCTGCTGACCACCGTCGAGCAGGTCGCCGGCTACATGCGCAAGAGCTCGGTCTGGCCCGCGACGTTCGGTCTGGCCTGCTGCGCCATCGAGATGATGGCCGTCGGCACCCCCGACTACGACATCGCCCGCTTCGGCATGGAGCGCTTCAGCGCCACCCCGCGGCAGGCCGACCTGATGATCGTCGCCGGCCGGGTGAGCCAGAAGATGGCCCCGGTCGTCCGCCAGGTCTACGACCAGATGCCCGAGCCCAAGTGGGTCATCTCGATGGGTGTGTGTGCCAGCTCCGGCGGCATGTTCAACAACTACGCGATCGTCCAGGGGGTCGACCACGTCATACCGGTCGACATCTATCTGCCCGGGTGTCCGCCGCGGCCGGAGATGCTGCTCAACTCGATCCTCGAGCTGCACAAGCAGATCCAGGGCGGCAAGCTCGGCGTCAATCGCGTCGAGGCGGCCCGCGCGGCCGAGCAGGCTGCTCTGACCGCCACCCCGACCCACCAGATGAAGGGGCTGCTGGCCTGA
- a CDS encoding NADH-quinone oxidoreductase subunit C, with amino-acid sequence MTDDSSKPDQPAAEATTTDAVGAGELARQAEPGAPVRVAERRGMFGSSLGNDTSGYGGLDRTVYFPGAAARPYGGYFDQVADSLESALQARGGDYAAAVQYVVVDRGELTFFVAREHLPAVAQALRDEPALRFETCMGVSGVHYPQETGRELHAVYHFHSITNGSRRIRVEVAVPEGDAHIPTIVPTYPGADWHERETWDMFGIEFDGHPSLTRILMPDDWPGHPQRKDYPLGGIPVEYKGATVPPADDRRSYK; translated from the coding sequence ATGACTGACGACAGCAGCAAGCCTGACCAGCCGGCCGCCGAGGCGACCACCACCGACGCCGTCGGCGCCGGCGAACTCGCCCGCCAGGCCGAGCCGGGCGCGCCCGTGCGCGTGGCCGAGCGTCGCGGCATGTTCGGCTCCTCGCTCGGCAACGACACCAGCGGCTATGGCGGCCTCGACCGCACCGTCTACTTCCCGGGTGCCGCGGCGCGCCCCTACGGCGGCTACTTCGACCAGGTCGCCGACTCGCTGGAGAGCGCGCTGCAGGCGCGCGGCGGCGACTACGCGGCGGCCGTGCAGTATGTCGTGGTCGACCGCGGCGAACTCACCTTCTTCGTGGCCCGCGAGCACCTGCCCGCCGTCGCCCAGGCGCTGCGCGACGAGCCCGCGCTGCGCTTCGAGACCTGCATGGGCGTCTCGGGCGTGCACTACCCGCAGGAGACCGGCCGCGAGCTTCACGCGGTCTACCACTTCCACTCGATCACCAACGGCAGCAGGCGCATTCGCGTGGAGGTCGCCGTGCCCGAGGGTGACGCGCACATTCCGACGATCGTCCCGACCTACCCCGGCGCCGACTGGCACGAGCGGGAGACCTGGGACATGTTCGGGATCGAGTTCGACGGCCACCCGTCGTTGACCCGCATCCTCATGCCGGACGACTGGCCCGGCCACCCGCAGCGCAAGGACTACCCGCTCGGCGGCATCCCGGTGGAGTACAAGGGCGCCACCGTGCCGCCGGCGGACGACCGGAGGTCTTACAAATGA
- a CDS encoding NADH-quinone oxidoreductase subunit D — translation MSADSAQAQAQSDPYGATTHDVDEDTPVLNAVGGDWDELVDEATALHEERIVVNMGPQHPSTHGVLRLILELDGETVTEARAGIGYLHTGIEKNMEFRTWTQGVTFCTRMDYVMPIFNEASYCLAVEKALGITDQIPERAQTIRVLMMEFNRIASHLVALATGGMEMGATTVMTIGFRERERILSIFEMITGLRMNNAYIRPGGVATDIPAGTIDKIRETIPLVRKGIGELEALLNENPILKGRTVDVGYLDLSGCMALGITGPMLRAAGLPHDLRKAEPYCGYETYDFDIPTRDTCDAYGRLRVRIDEMHESLKIVEQAVDRLDAGPGPVMVADKKIAWPAQLAVGSDGQGNSLDHIREIMGESMESLIHHFKLVTEGFRVPPGQAYAAVESPKGEMGCHVVSDGGTRPYRVHFRDPSFNNLQAVAATAEGGSVADVIVAVASIDPVMGGVDR, via the coding sequence ATGAGCGCCGACAGCGCACAGGCACAGGCCCAGTCCGACCCGTATGGCGCCACCACGCACGACGTGGACGAGGACACCCCGGTGCTCAACGCCGTCGGCGGCGACTGGGACGAACTCGTCGACGAGGCCACCGCGCTCCACGAGGAGCGGATCGTGGTCAACATGGGGCCGCAGCACCCGTCGACCCACGGCGTGCTCCGGCTGATCCTCGAACTCGACGGTGAGACGGTCACCGAGGCCCGCGCGGGCATCGGCTACCTGCACACCGGCATCGAGAAGAACATGGAGTTCCGCACCTGGACCCAGGGCGTGACCTTCTGCACCCGCATGGACTACGTCATGCCGATCTTCAACGAGGCGTCCTACTGCCTCGCGGTCGAGAAGGCGCTCGGCATCACCGACCAGATCCCGGAGCGGGCGCAGACCATCCGGGTGCTGATGATGGAGTTCAACCGGATCGCCTCCCACCTGGTGGCGCTCGCGACCGGCGGCATGGAGATGGGCGCGACCACGGTCATGACCATCGGATTCCGTGAGCGTGAGCGCATCCTGTCGATCTTCGAGATGATCACCGGCCTGCGGATGAACAACGCCTACATCCGCCCCGGCGGTGTGGCGACCGACATCCCGGCCGGCACGATCGACAAGATCCGCGAGACGATCCCGTTGGTGCGCAAGGGGATTGGCGAGCTCGAGGCGCTGCTCAACGAGAACCCGATCCTCAAGGGCCGCACGGTCGACGTCGGCTACCTCGACCTCTCCGGCTGTATGGCGCTGGGCATCACCGGACCGATGCTGCGCGCGGCCGGGCTCCCGCACGACCTGCGCAAGGCCGAGCCCTACTGCGGTTACGAGACCTACGACTTCGACATCCCGACCCGCGACACGTGCGACGCCTACGGGCGTCTGCGGGTGCGCATCGACGAGATGCACGAGTCGCTGAAAATCGTCGAGCAGGCGGTCGACCGCCTGGACGCGGGCCCGGGCCCGGTCATGGTCGCGGACAAGAAGATCGCCTGGCCGGCGCAGCTGGCCGTCGGCTCGGACGGTCAGGGCAACAGCCTCGACCACATCCGCGAGATCATGGGCGAGTCGATGGAGTCGCTCATCCACCACTTCAAGCTGGTCACCGAGGGCTTCCGCGTCCCGCCGGGCCAGGCGTACGCCGCGGTGGAGAGCCCCAAGGGCGAGATGGGTTGCCACGTCGTCTCCGACGGCGGCACCCGCCCCTACCGGGTGCACTTCCGGGACCCGTCCTTCAACAACCTGCAGGCCGTGGCCGCGACCGCCGAGGGCGGCTCGGTCGCCGACGTGATCGTCGCCGTGGCCAGCATCGACCCCGTGATGGGTGGTGTGGACCGATGA
- the nuoE gene encoding NADH-quinone oxidoreductase subunit NuoE, producing the protein MSHPSEKGLDTASPSGSASSTSVGDPQVERDLDPAFHELTPLQPSSEPYTEQQLAQLNADSDAIIARYPVKRSALLPMLHLVQSIDGYVTGRGVTFCAEKLDLTDADVAGVATFYTQYKRHPNGEYTVGVCTNTLCAIMGGDLIFDAVSEHLGIGHDETTEDGKVTLERVECNAACDYAPVVMANWEFVDNQTPESAIRLVDDLRAGKPVRPTRGPDRVCTFKQVSRTLAGFPDGLADEGVGAGGPSLEGLKLAKEKGWHAPRSADEVSEQDQAQTSGADANPQPGEEFSSADSDGSVPPAKEAE; encoded by the coding sequence ATGAGTCATCCCAGTGAGAAGGGTCTCGATACGGCCTCGCCGAGCGGCTCGGCCTCCTCGACCAGCGTGGGAGACCCGCAGGTCGAGCGCGACCTCGACCCGGCGTTCCACGAGCTGACCCCGCTGCAGCCGAGCTCGGAGCCCTACACCGAGCAGCAGCTGGCGCAGCTCAACGCCGACTCCGACGCGATCATCGCCCGCTACCCGGTGAAGCGCTCGGCGCTGCTGCCGATGCTGCACCTGGTGCAGAGCATCGACGGCTACGTCACCGGCCGCGGCGTCACCTTCTGCGCCGAGAAGCTCGACCTCACCGACGCCGACGTGGCCGGTGTGGCGACCTTCTACACCCAGTACAAGCGCCACCCCAACGGCGAGTACACCGTCGGTGTCTGCACCAACACGCTCTGCGCGATCATGGGCGGCGACCTGATCTTCGACGCGGTCTCCGAGCACCTCGGCATCGGGCACGACGAGACCACCGAGGACGGCAAGGTCACCCTCGAGCGCGTCGAGTGCAACGCGGCGTGCGACTACGCGCCGGTCGTCATGGCCAACTGGGAGTTCGTCGACAACCAGACGCCGGAGTCGGCGATCCGGCTGGTCGACGACCTGCGCGCCGGCAAGCCGGTCAGGCCGACCCGTGGCCCGGACCGCGTCTGCACCTTCAAGCAGGTCTCCCGCACGCTCGCCGGTTTCCCCGACGGCCTCGCCGACGAGGGCGTCGGCGCGGGCGGCCCGAGCCTGGAGGGCCTGAAGCTGGCCAAGGAGAAGGGCTGGCACGCACCGCGGTCGGCCGACGAGGTCAGCGAGCAGGACCAGGCGCAAACTTCCGGCGCGGATGCCAATCCGCAGCCGGGAGAAGAGTTTTCCAGCGCTGACAGCGACGGCTCCGTGCCGCCCGCGAAGGAAGCCGAGTAA